The Pyricularia oryzae 70-15 chromosome 5, whole genome shotgun sequence genome includes a region encoding these proteins:
- a CDS encoding inactive carboxylesterase 4, translated as MATRAFLAAVCLALFTVSDAQEAHGCGATLPLTVDLGYALYRGVEDTSNGLKVWKGIQFAAPPTGKLRWQAPRVPETNRTAVRSAAEFGPVCPMQFPAPSPPYFALGNEDCLYLNVYAPSKTAGAANGKTRGPAAETAALPVYVFIHGGGYGLGDGRMPMEALMAANGNSFIAVTIQYRIGAFGFAASPEIKAKGVLNAGLLDQEFALKWVQRHIQKFGGDPRRVTIGGQSAGGGSVMLLAVARDGALREQLFTNLIPVSPYLPTQPRFDDKVIVERYKAFAKLAGCPVHGPASFDCLVAADTLTLQYASSNLTVGSLVPYLNWANIPVTDGEYLTAPASQLLLRKKLNGRRLLAGNNANEGYLFVPRDINTEDRLRAYIKRYFVNLSEKQVTAVLEAYPSVSGPDDPNSPRFETDGFGPATAVNVSQAGTGHQQRAYNIYAEATFVCPAYWLADAFSSGSGRESYRYQFSTPCATHGRDNAAVYGPDHPSHSPEFRLAFRRIFGNFILKGNPSIATSVASGASSSNPDAFNNAIKWPRWNVGYQPMLNLNQTGGVPYSAEVYGATVTEFTGPTLRNAFKLVDAYSWEGGRGKRCKFWQTLNPVIPQ; from the exons ATGGCTACTCGCGCTTTCTTGGCGGCCGTCTGCCTTGCACTATTCACCGTCTCCGACGCGCAAGAAGCTCATGGTTGCGGCGCGACGCTCCCCCTAACTGTCGACCTTGGTTATGCTCTGTATCGAGGTGTGGAGGATACGTCCAATGGACTGAAGGTCTGGAAAGG TATCCAATTCGCAGCCCCTCCCACAGGAAAGCTGAGATGGCAGGCACCGCGCGTGCCAGAGACCAACAGGACTGCCGTCCGGTCCGCCGCGGAATTTGGACCCGTCTGCCCCATGCAGTTCCCAGCTCCTTCGCCGCCATATTTTGCTCTAGGCAACGAGGACTGCTTGTACCTGAACGTATACGCGCCGAGCAAGACGGCAGGTGCGGCTAACGGAAAGACTAGAGGGCCTGCTGCCGAAACCGCTGCCCTGCCCGTCTATGTCTTTAtccacggcggcggctacGGCCTTGGAGATGGCAGGATGCCAATGGAGGCCTTGATGGCTGCCAATGGGAACAGTTTTATTGCTGTGACGATACAGTACAGA ATTGGTGCTTTTGGCTTTGCAGCATCTCCAGAgatcaaggccaagggcgTCCTCAACGCAGGACTTTTGGACCAGGAGTTTGCGCTGAAGTGGGTGCAGCGCCACATACAAAAGTTTGGCGGCGACCCGAGGCGCGTCACCATCGGTGGTCAGTCTGCGGGCGGCGGGAGCGTCATGCTTCTGGCCGTTGCGCGGGACGGGGCGCTGCGCGAGCAACTTTTCACCAAT ctcATTCCGGTGTCGCCATACCTCCCTACGCAGCCTCGCTTCGATGATAAAGTCATTGTTGAGCGCTACAAAGCCTTTGCCAAGTTAGCGGGGTGCCCGGTTCATGGCCCTGCGTCATTTGACTGCCTGGTGGCAGCGGATACGTTGACTCTGCAGTATGCGAGCTCGAACCTGACCGTGGGCAGCTTGGTTCCCTACCTAAACTG GGCCAACATCCCTGTAACTGATGGAGAATACCTCACCGCACCTGCAAGCCAGCTTCTGTTAAGAAAGAAGCTCAACGGCAGAAGGCTACTCGCTGGG AACAACGCCAACGAGGGATACCTTTTCGTACCGAGAGACATCAACACAGAAGATCGCCTCCGCGCGTACATTAAGCGTTACTTTGTGAACCTCTCTGAAAAGCAGGTGACCGCCGTGCTCGAAGCGTACCCCAGCGTCTCGGGCCCAGACGACCCAAACAGCCCTCGGTTCGAAACCGACGGCTTTGGTCCCGCCACGGCTGTCAACGTCAGCCAGGCAGGCACTGGACATCAGCAGCGCGCCTAT AACATATACGCCGAGGCTACATTTGTGTGCCCTGCCTACTGGCTTGCTGATGCATTCAGCTCCGGCTCCGGGCGTGAGAGCTACAGGTACCAATTCTCGACTCCCTGTGCGACCCATGGTCGAGACAATGCGGCAGTCTACGGACCAGACCACCCTAGCCACAGTCCCGAATTCAGGCTTGCTTTCCGCC GCATATTTGGAAACTTCATCCTTAAAGGAAACCCATCCATCGCCACCAGCGTAGCCAGCGGCGCATCTTCGTCGAACCCAGATGCGTTCAATAACGCCATCAAATGGCCACGGTGGAACGTCGGGTACCAGCCTATGCTCAACCTGAACCAGACGGGCGGAGTGCCGTACTCGGCCGAGGTCTACGGCGCCACCGTGACCGAGTTTACCGGACCGACCTTGCGGAACGCCTTCAAACTCGTCGACGCTTATTCCTGGGAGGGCGGAAGGGGCAAGAGGTGCAAATTTTGGCAGACACTCAACCCTGTGATTCCCCAATAG
- a CDS encoding biotin-protein ligase → MAPSRLNVLVYTGSGTTTESVKHAVYTLRRLLAPNYAVSTIDENAILKEPWGPTCAMLVVPGGADLKYCQVLNGSGNDSISAFVRRGGRYLGFCAGGYYGSARCEFEVGSKEGMEVIGSRELSFFPGTCRGSAFYGFKYHSEAGARAVKLRINRSEFTDQATAGLADTFRSYYNGGGVFVDAEAMKSQNVHVLAEYAEDLDVDGGSGKAAVVHIQIKDGHVILTGPHPEFDQAQLSPPRPEVKGYDKLILDLEADEQARIAFLRAALMRTGLEVVEDPVGTVPSLSSLHLSSANHQEVGDVLHSLGNVLTEQSDGTELIKAEINSFRVVNPSSSKTWDMSSLSNAMNDGASESDKSEAHANDQLILFAHEDSWPQHKETPHFDHELYYSSLSRYRRKERDSRDWGTILMYGEVVTSTNTMLEKNPTILGNIPTGFTFAATTQVSSRGRGSNVWIAPPGSLMFSILINHPGHLMTTRPIVFIQYLAAVSIVEAIQGYDKGYEKMQVRLKWPNDIYCRDPTKSEGPPHYVKIGGILANCSYSSGNYQIVLGVGINTNNSRPSTSLRALAEAAGLPPLKLEQLLARILTRIEARYNNFTMRGFSGELEGAYYRHWLHSEQVVTLETEGGVRAKVRGITKDWGMLTAEELGPGDRTTGRVFSLQSDENSFDYWRGLVRRKI, encoded by the exons ATGGCACCAAGTCGATTGAATGTCCTGGTGTACACAG gtAGCGGCACAACTACTGAATCTGTCAAGCATGCCGTCTACACTCTACGTCGCCTCTTGGCCCCCAACTACGCAGTGTCCACCATAGATGAGAATGCCATTCTCAAGGAGCCCTGGGGACCAACCTGTGCCATGCTAGTGGTCCCCGGGGGTGCCGATCTCAAATATTGCCAAGTGCTGAACGGTTCTGGCAATGATTCAATCTCGGCCTTTGTCCGCAGGGGTGGCCGTTATCTCGGCTTCTGTGCTGGCGGCTACTATGGATCTGCGCGCTGCGAGTTCGAGGTTGGAAGCAAAGAGGGCATGGAGGTCATTGGCTCCCGTGAGCTATCATTTTTCCCAGGGACCTGTCGTGGCAGCGCATTCTATGGGTTCAAGTATCACAGCGAGGCTGGAGCCAGGGCTGTCAAGCTGAGAATCAACCGCAGCGAGTTTACGGACCAGGCGACAGCAGGACTAGCGGACACCTTCCGCAGCTACTACAATGGCGGCGGAGTGTTTGTGGACGCCGAAGCGATGAAATCGCAAAATGTCCACGTGCTTGCAGAATACGCCGAGGATCTGGACGTAGATGGCGGTAGTGGGAAAGCCGCCGTCGTCCATATTCAGATCAAGGATGGCCATGTCATTTTGACTGGACCGCATCCCGA ATTCGACCAAGCCCAGCTGAGCCCCCCAAGACCAGAAGTCAAGGGGTACGACAAGCTCATTCTGGATCTTGAAGCAGATGAACAGGCGCGCATTGCATTCCTCAGGGCCGCTCTGATGAGAACAGGGCTCGAGGTGGTTGAAGACCCGGTGGGCACTGTCCCCTCCTTGTCAAGTTTACACCTTTCATCTGCCAACCACCAAGAAGTTGGTGACGTACTTCACTCTTTAGGGAATGTCCTTACTGAGCAATCTGATGGAACAGAACTCATCAAGGCGGAGATCAATTCGTTCCGCGTTGTGAACCCATCTTCGAGCAAAACATGGGACATGTCAAGCCTTAGCAACGCCATGAACGATGGTGCTTCCGAATCCGACAAAAGCGAGGCTCATGCCAACGATCAACTTATCTTGTTTGCCCATGAAGATTCCTGGCCTCAACACAAGGAAACACCACACTTTGACCATGAGTTGTACTACAGCAGTCTCAGCCGCTATAGGAGAAAGGAGAGAGATTCTCGTGATTGGGGAACCATTCTCATGTATGGAGAAGTCGTAACTAGTACAAACACTATGCTGGAAAA GAACCCGACCATTCTCGGAAACATTCCCACTGGCTTCACATTCGCTGCAACTACGCAGGTTTCCAGTAGAGGTCGAGGCAGCAATGTCTGGATAGCGCCACCTGGATCGCTGATGTTTTCAATCCTCATCAACCACCCTGGGCATTTGATGACAACTCGACCAATTGTGTTCATCCAGTACCTCGCAGCTGTGTCTATTGTTGAAGCAATCCAAGGCTACGATAAGGGATATGAGAAGATGCAAGTCAGGCTGAAGTGGCCCAACGATATCTACTGCCGCGACCCAACCAAGTCCGAAGGCCCACCGCACTACGTCAAGATAGGGGGAATACTTGCAAACTGCTCCTACAGTTCCGGAAACTATCAAATTGTGCTTGGGGTTGGCATAAACACGAACAACTCCCGACCATCGACGTCGCTGCGTGCGCTGGCCGAAGCTGCAGGCCTGCCGCCTCTGAAGCTAGAGCAACTCCTGGCCCGCATCCTGACGCGAATCGAGGCCAGATACAATAATTTCACCATGCGGGGGTTCTCCGGTGAGCTTGAGGGCGCCTACTACCGCCACTGGCTGCATTCTGAGCAGGTGGTGACCCTTGAGACCGAGGGCGGTGTGAGAGCCAAGGTCAGAGGGATCACCAAGGACTGGGGGATGTTGACTGCCGAGGAGCTGGGACCGGGAGACAGGACTACCGGCAGGGTGTTTTCGCTGCAGAGTGACGAAAACAGCTTCGACTATTGGAGAGGGCTTGTGAGGCGAAAGATCTGA
- a CDS encoding homogentisate 1,2-dioxygenase, whose translation MPATEFEFKEKYRYQNGFDSYLESEAVPGALPIAQNSPQKPPHGLYAEKLSGTAFTAPRNENKQSWLYRILPSCAHPPFRVKGQAGEHDVENQPPTPPITPGQPLTPGQQPQHEHKDEMARFAPLSRLHYIPNQLRWDPFDHDPQSDFVSGLHLIAGAGEPTLKHGIGMFVYAAGKSMSTSSAFYSADGDLLIVAQSGVLDIRTELGWLLVRPLEIAVIPRGIRFQVLLPEGTGPARGYALELYQGHFALPELGPIGSNGLANARDFQAPVACFSEDHGPTAFSAGPSAPRDGYEVTAKFNNTLFATRQAHTPFDVVAWHGNYYPFKYDLGRFNTIGAISYDHPDPSIFTVLTAPSDHAGTAVADFVIFPPRWLVGEDTFRPPWYHRNTMSEFMGLITGDYDAKKGGKGGFVPGGASLHNVMSGHGPDAASYEGAREAELKPAKVGAGSCAFMFESCFMVGVTDWGLRTCQKVQEGYSQESWGGVKTYWKRPEGASADVHLLK comes from the exons ATGCCAGCTACAGAATTCGAGTTTAAAGAAAAATACAGATACCAAAATGGATTCGACTCATACTTAGA GTCAGAAGCCGTCCCAGGCGCCCTCCCCATCGCCCAAAACTCTCCACAGAAGCCTCCACACGGACTCTACGCCGAAAAGCTGTCCGGGACAGCCTTCACGGCCCCGCGCAACGAAAACAAGCAATCGTGGCTGTACCGAATCCTCCCGTCGTGCGCACACCCTCCCTTCAGGGTGAAGGGCCAGGCAGGAGAGCATGATGTAGAGAACCAGCCGCCCACGCCGCCCATAACGCCGGGCCAGCCCTTGACTCCCGGCCAACAGCCCCAGCACGAACACAAGGACGAGATGGCACGGTTCGCTCCGCTCTCGCGGCTCCACTACATCCCCAACCAGCTCCGCTGGGACCCGTTCGACCACGACCCCCAGTCTGACTTCGTCTCGGGCCTGCACCTGATCGCGGGCGCGGGTGAGCCCACGCTTAAGCATGGCATCGGCATGTTTGTGTACGCGGCCGGCAAGTCAATGAGCACCAGCAGTGCCTTCTACTCGGCCGACGGAGACCTGCTCATCGTCGCGCAGTCGGGCGTGCTCGACATCCGCACCGAGCTCGGCTGGCTGCTGGTGCGGCCGCTCGAGATCGCCGTCATCCCGCGCGGCATAAGGTTCCAGGTCCTGTTGCCCGAGGGGACGGGTCCCGCGAGGGGCTATGCGCTGGAGCTGTACCAGGGCCACTTTGCGCTGCCGGAGCTCGGACCCATCGGCAGCAACGGCCTCGCCAATGCGAGGGACTTCCAGGCCCCCGTCGCCTGCTTCAGCGAGGACCACGGGCCGACGGCCTTCTCCGCTGGTCCCTCGGCGCCAAGGGACGGGTACGAGGTGACGGCCAAGTTCAATAACACTCTCTTCGCGACGCGACAGGCGCACACCCCCTTTGACGTGGTGGCGTGGCATGGAAACTACTACCCCTTCAAGTACGACCTCGGCCGCTTCAACACCATCGGCGCCATCTCATACGACCACCCGGATCCGTCCATCTTCACGGTGCTGACGGCGCCGTCGGACCACGCGGGCACGGCCGTGGCTGACTTTGTAATCTTCCCACCGCGTTGGCTCGTGGGCGAGGACACTTTCCGTCCGCCTTGGTACCACCGCAACACGATGAGCGAGTTCATGGGCCTCATCACGGGCGACTATGACGCCAAGAAGGGCGGCAAGGGCGGCTTCGTCCCGGGCGGCGCGAGCCTGCATAACGTTATGAGCGGGCACGGGCCTGACGCCGCGAGCTATGAGGGTGCCCGGGAGGCAGAGCTGAAGCCGGCAAAGGTTGGCGCGGGGAGCTGTGCTTTCATGTTTGAGAGCTGCTTCATGGTGGGCGTAACGGACTGGGGGCTGCGGACCTGCCAGAAGGTCCAGGAGGGTTACAGTCAAGAGAGCTGGGGAGGGGTCAAGACTTACTGGAAGAGGCCAGAGGGGGCGAGCGCTGATGTACATTTGTTGAAGTGA